A single region of the Prochlorococcus marinus str. MIT 0917 genome encodes:
- a CDS encoding MAPEG family protein, which produces METAFAWSLCLSVVVVLLSIGPLTYGRVKAGYSAENMSAPRALFDELPDFGKRAVWCHQNCWESITLHAPACLLCLIAGVVSPVAVIAAWVHPIVRFIYIGAYVGDIPPARGLCWASGLLCSTLLYKEGLTALISA; this is translated from the coding sequence ATGGAAACAGCTTTTGCTTGGAGCCTTTGCCTGTCTGTCGTTGTTGTTTTGCTTTCAATTGGGCCACTAACTTATGGCCGAGTCAAAGCTGGATATTCTGCTGAGAATATGAGTGCTCCAAGGGCTTTGTTTGACGAGCTCCCCGATTTTGGTAAAAGAGCTGTTTGGTGTCATCAAAATTGCTGGGAGAGCATAACTCTTCACGCTCCTGCATGTCTGCTATGTCTTATTGCTGGTGTTGTCTCTCCTGTGGCCGTAATAGCTGCGTGGGTTCACCCAATTGTGAGGTTTATCTATATCGGTGCTTATGTTGGCGATATTCCTCCTGCTAGAGGACTTTGTTGGGCATCGGGTCTTTTATGTTCAACTCTTTTGTATAAAGAGGGCTTAACTGCTTTGATTTCTGCTTAA